The following coding sequences are from one Acidobacteriota bacterium window:
- a CDS encoding glycosyltransferase family 4 protein has protein sequence MKILYADLEREWRGGQAQAFLTVTGLCERGHEVELLAASGSPLEERCREAGVTVHAVSRFGLRPRAALRMKGLVASRRPDIVHINEAHALSAAWMAGAHRRIPLVISRRIGFPLKHNPVSRARFAALSRWIATSDEIAGTLRDSGVRADKISIVAEGVVLPPATPPEARARARARFGIREGEFLFGNVAVFVPEKGQHHVIGALPALRAAHPEARLLLAGDGERRAELEALTRRLGLEDAVIFAGFVRDVGEVYAALDVFVFPSEYEGLGTSLLVALASGLPVVSTRQGSLGEVVEHERTGLAARPDAGEFAAAMRRLIEDPALRERLGAEARREAERRFSVARMVEGTIALYRDVLEKRAR, from the coding sequence ATGAAGATACTCTATGCGGATCTGGAAAGGGAATGGCGCGGGGGGCAGGCCCAGGCCTTCCTGACCGTCACGGGGCTTTGCGAACGGGGGCACGAGGTGGAGCTTCTGGCCGCCTCCGGCTCCCCGCTCGAGGAGCGCTGCCGCGAGGCGGGGGTCACCGTTCACGCGGTTTCGCGTTTCGGGCTGCGGCCCCGGGCCGCCCTCAGGATGAAAGGACTCGTCGCATCGCGGCGGCCCGACATCGTCCATATCAACGAAGCGCACGCGCTCTCCGCAGCCTGGATGGCGGGGGCCCACCGGCGGATTCCGCTCGTCATCTCCCGCCGGATCGGGTTCCCGCTCAAACACAACCCGGTGTCGCGCGCCCGGTTCGCCGCCCTCTCCCGGTGGATCGCCACCAGCGACGAGATCGCGGGCACCCTCCGGGATTCGGGGGTCCGGGCGGATAAGATATCGATCGTCGCCGAGGGGGTGGTCCTCCCGCCCGCCACGCCGCCCGAGGCGCGGGCCCGCGCGCGCGCCCGGTTCGGGATCCGGGAAGGGGAGTTCCTGTTCGGGAACGTGGCCGTCTTCGTCCCCGAGAAAGGGCAGCACCACGTGATCGGGGCGCTCCCGGCCCTGCGGGCGGCCCACCCGGAAGCCCGGCTGCTCCTGGCAGGAGACGGGGAGCGCCGCGCGGAGCTGGAAGCCCTCACCCGGCGGCTGGGCCTCGAGGACGCCGTGATCTTCGCGGGGTTCGTACGGGACGTGGGCGAGGTCTACGCCGCCCTGGACGTTTTCGTCTTCCCCTCCGAGTACGAGGGGCTGGGGACCTCCCTGCTGGTGGCGCTGGCCTCGGGGCTTCCCGTCGTCTCCACCCGGCAGGGGTCGCTCGGGGAGGTCGTCGAGCATGAACGCACGGGACTCGCGGCCCGGCCCGACGCCGGGGAGTTCGCCGCGGCCATGCGGCGCCTGATCGAGGACCCCGCGCTCAGGGAGAGGCTCGGGGCGGAGGCCCGGCGGGAGGCCGAACGGCGCTTCAGCGTGGCCCGGATGGTGGAGGGGACCATCGCGCTCTACCGGGACGTCCTGGAAAAACGCGCGCGATAG
- a CDS encoding glycosyltransferase family 2 protein, whose amino-acid sequence MKLSIVIPVYNEKNTVLELLERVRRTGFEKEIILVDDGSTDGTREILRGLPASEDLLVILQPGNRGKGAALRAGFARVTGDIVVIQDADLEYDPAEYGNLVQPILDDQADVVYGSRFLSGPHRVLLFWHSVGNRALTLLSNIFTDMNLTDMETCYKVFRAEILGRITLCEDRFGFEPEFTAKISRAGCRVYEVPISYHGRDYAEGKKIGWKDGVAAVYFILKHNLFR is encoded by the coding sequence ATGAAACTGTCGATCGTTATTCCGGTCTATAACGAGAAAAACACGGTTCTCGAGCTGCTCGAGCGGGTCCGCCGGACCGGCTTCGAAAAGGAGATCATCCTGGTGGACGACGGCTCCACCGACGGGACCCGCGAGATCCTCCGGGGGCTGCCCGCTTCCGAGGATCTGCTCGTCATCCTTCAGCCCGGTAACCGGGGGAAGGGGGCGGCGCTGCGGGCGGGTTTCGCCCGGGTGACGGGCGACATCGTCGTCATCCAGGACGCGGACCTGGAGTACGACCCGGCCGAATACGGGAACCTCGTTCAGCCGATCCTCGACGACCAGGCGGACGTGGTCTACGGCTCCCGCTTCCTCAGCGGGCCGCACCGGGTCCTGCTCTTCTGGCATTCGGTCGGCAACCGCGCGCTGACGCTGCTTTCGAACATCTTCACCGACATGAACCTGACCGACATGGAGACCTGCTACAAGGTCTTCCGGGCGGAGATCCTCGGGAGGATCACGCTGTGCGAGGACCGCTTCGGGTTCGAGCCGGAATTCACCGCCAAGATCAGCCGCGCGGGGTGCCGCGTGTACGAGGTGCCGATCTCCTACCACGGGCGGGATTACGCGGAAGGGAAGAAGATCGGGTGGAAGGACGGCGTGGCCGCCGTCTACTTCATCCTCAAGCACAACCTCTTCCGCTGA
- the tsaD gene encoding tRNA (adenosine(37)-N6)-threonylcarbamoyltransferase complex transferase subunit TsaD codes for MLVLGIESSCDETAAALVRDGREVLSSVIASQIETHRAFGGVVPELASREHLRNIGYVVRQAFREAGCRQEEIDGIAVTRGPGLIGSLLVGVSYAKAMAWATGKPLVPVHHIEGHIFSAFIENPGIEYPLLALTVSGGHTSLIHAAQPGRYEVIGRTRDDAAGEALDKIAKFLGLGYPGGPVIDRLARDGDPRRFPFSIPKISDGRLDFSFSGFKTAALRHITEAGIRPVRPGARPPRVVLDLVASYQRAIVDTLIGQAKKAEARLRPRSLLLVGGVACNSLLRASFRETFEAGGRPPGVYIPSPAYTTDNAAMIAAAATPRFSGSPSLDLELNASAGLPLVG; via the coding sequence ATGCTGGTACTGGGAATCGAATCCTCCTGCGATGAGACCGCCGCGGCCCTGGTGCGCGACGGGCGCGAGGTGCTCTCGAGCGTCATCGCCTCGCAGATCGAGACGCACCGCGCTTTCGGGGGGGTGGTCCCCGAGCTGGCCAGCCGGGAGCACCTGCGCAACATCGGCTACGTGGTGCGGCAGGCCTTCAGGGAAGCGGGATGCCGGCAGGAGGAGATCGACGGGATCGCCGTCACCCGGGGGCCCGGGCTGATCGGCTCGCTCCTGGTGGGGGTGTCCTACGCCAAGGCGATGGCCTGGGCGACCGGCAAGCCCCTCGTCCCCGTCCATCATATCGAGGGGCACATTTTCTCGGCCTTCATCGAGAATCCGGGGATCGAATACCCCCTGCTGGCGCTCACGGTGTCGGGCGGGCACACCTCGCTCATCCACGCCGCGCAACCGGGGCGGTACGAGGTGATCGGGCGCACGCGCGACGACGCCGCCGGGGAGGCGCTCGACAAGATCGCCAAGTTCCTCGGCCTGGGATACCCGGGCGGGCCCGTCATCGACCGCCTGGCCAGGGATGGGGACCCCCGGCGCTTCCCCTTTTCCATCCCCAAGATCAGCGACGGACGGCTCGATTTCAGTTTCAGCGGGTTCAAGACCGCCGCCCTGCGCCATATCACCGAGGCGGGCATCCGGCCGGTCCGGCCGGGCGCCCGGCCCCCCCGGGTGGTGCTCGACCTGGTCGCGAGCTACCAGCGGGCCATCGTCGACACCCTGATCGGGCAGGCGAAGAAGGCGGAGGCCCGGCTCCGTCCCCGTTCGCTCCTCCTGGTGGGGGGGGTGGCGTGCAACAGCCTCCTGCGGGCGTCGTTCCGGGAGACGTTCGAAGCCGGCGGGCGGCCCCCCGGCGTCTACATCCCCAGCCCGGCCTACACCACCGACAACGCCGCCATGATCGCGGCGGCGGCGACTCCCCGGTTTTCCGGCTCCCCGTCCCTCGATCTCGAACTCAACGCCTCGGCCGGCCTTCCGCTGGTCGGCTGA
- the mtnA gene encoding S-methyl-5-thioribose-1-phosphate isomerase yields the protein MIKTIEWTDAGVVMLDQLLLPAEEVYRTYTDYEGVAEAIRSMVIRGAPAIGVAAAMGVALGVKNLPELPPEERDRRFGAVCDAISATRPTAVNLFWAVDRMKRVYARVRDEGPGEIRRALVGEALRMHAADIESNRALGRMGQELIPDGARVLTHCNAGALATAGYGTALGVIRAAVEAGKRVEVFADETRPFLQGARLTAWELMKDGIGVTVITDNMAGHFMKKGGIDCVVVGADRIAANGDVANKIGTYTVAVLARENNIPFYVAAPVSTVDLEMPDGSGIRIEERDGDEVRTIRGVRITPENVPVAHPAFDVTPSRYVGAIMTDRGVARAPYAGSLRRLCAQAAGRA from the coding sequence ATGATCAAGACGATTGAATGGACGGACGCCGGGGTCGTCATGCTGGACCAGCTGCTTCTTCCCGCAGAGGAGGTCTACCGCACCTATACCGATTACGAAGGGGTCGCCGAGGCGATCCGTTCCATGGTGATCCGCGGCGCGCCCGCGATCGGGGTCGCCGCCGCCATGGGGGTGGCCCTCGGCGTGAAGAACCTGCCCGAACTCCCCCCGGAGGAGCGGGACCGGCGTTTTGGCGCCGTCTGCGACGCGATCTCCGCGACCCGGCCGACGGCCGTCAACCTCTTCTGGGCCGTCGACCGGATGAAGCGGGTGTACGCCCGCGTCCGGGACGAAGGCCCCGGGGAGATCCGCCGGGCCCTCGTCGGGGAAGCCCTCCGGATGCACGCCGCGGACATCGAGTCGAACCGGGCCCTGGGCCGGATGGGGCAGGAACTGATCCCCGACGGCGCCCGCGTCCTGACCCACTGCAACGCCGGGGCGCTGGCCACGGCGGGCTACGGCACCGCGCTGGGGGTGATCCGCGCGGCCGTCGAGGCGGGCAAGCGGGTCGAGGTCTTCGCCGACGAGACGCGCCCCTTCCTCCAGGGCGCCCGGCTGACGGCGTGGGAACTGATGAAGGACGGAATCGGCGTCACCGTCATCACCGACAACATGGCGGGCCACTTCATGAAAAAGGGGGGGATCGACTGCGTCGTCGTCGGCGCCGACCGGATCGCGGCCAACGGCGACGTCGCCAACAAGATCGGCACCTACACCGTCGCCGTGCTGGCGCGGGAAAACAACATTCCTTTCTACGTCGCGGCCCCCGTGTCGACCGTGGACCTGGAAATGCCCGACGGGAGCGGGATCCGGATCGAGGAGAGGGACGGGGACGAGGTGCGCACCATCCGGGGGGTCCGGATCACGCCCGAAAACGTCCCGGTGGCCCATCCCGCCTTCGACGTCACCCCCTCCCGATACGTCGGCGCGATCATGACCGACCGCGGCGTCGCCCGCGCGCCCTACGCCGGGTCGCTCCGCCGCCTGTGCGCGCAGGCCGCCGGCCGGGCCTGA
- a CDS encoding cobalamin-binding protein codes for MSRKSDSHRPPPSPPRPRLVAALPALLAVILAAGCALRPAGGPGEQGTGKAEEAGAERVEVTDGIGRRVLLPRRPRRIVSLAPNVTETLFMLGAQDRLIGVTTLCAWPEAARALPKIGDLLNPNYEVILAARPDLVIGSTAGNDRGAVTKLTGLGLPVYVVAPRSAEEIFRSVEEIGRITDRAGEGRLLAARMRARLDAVRRRIEGLPPVRAFFITWFDPLLAPGKNTFENDVLALAGVVSISSDIPQYYPRYSLEQVLVSDPDAILTIEHEGDPLPRFDRTPGWKELRAVREGRVYFLSEYLQHPSPLFVDGVEDLARQLYPERFR; via the coding sequence ATGTCCCGGAAGTCCGATTCTCACCGTCCCCCGCCATCGCCGCCGCGCCCGCGCCTCGTCGCGGCCCTTCCAGCCCTGCTCGCCGTCATCCTGGCCGCGGGCTGCGCCCTCCGCCCGGCCGGCGGGCCGGGGGAACAGGGCACGGGGAAGGCGGAGGAAGCGGGCGCGGAACGGGTGGAAGTCACCGACGGGATCGGGAGGCGCGTGCTCCTCCCCCGGCGCCCCCGGCGCATCGTCTCGCTCGCTCCCAACGTCACCGAGACCCTCTTCATGCTCGGGGCCCAGGACCGCCTGATCGGGGTGACCACCCTGTGCGCCTGGCCGGAGGCGGCGCGCGCGCTCCCCAAGATCGGCGACCTCCTCAATCCCAACTACGAGGTGATCCTGGCCGCCCGGCCGGACCTCGTCATCGGTTCGACGGCGGGGAACGACCGGGGGGCCGTAACGAAGCTCACCGGCCTGGGGCTCCCGGTCTATGTCGTCGCGCCCCGTTCGGCGGAGGAGATCTTCCGCTCCGTGGAGGAGATCGGCCGCATCACCGACCGCGCCGGGGAGGGGCGCCTCCTGGCGGCGCGGATGAGAGCGCGGCTCGACGCCGTCCGGCGCCGGATCGAGGGGCTCCCCCCGGTGCGCGCCTTTTTCATCACCTGGTTCGACCCGCTCCTGGCCCCGGGCAAGAACACCTTCGAAAACGACGTCCTGGCGCTGGCCGGCGTGGTTTCGATCTCCTCGGACATCCCGCAGTACTACCCGCGCTACAGCCTGGAACAGGTCCTGGTGAGCGACCCGGACGCCATCCTCACCATCGAGCACGAGGGGGACCCGCTGCCGCGCTTCGACCGCACCCCCGGCTGGAAGGAGTTGCGCGCCGTCCGGGAGGGCCGGGTCTACTTCCTGAGCGAGTACCTGCAGCACCCCTCGCCGCTGTTCGTGGACGGCGTGGAGGACCTGGCGCGGCAGCTCTACCCGGAGAGGTTCCGATGA
- a CDS encoding iron ABC transporter permease — protein sequence MNRLSGARIAMVSLALFGVWVLAVILSLNIGSVPIPVRTSLGLLADRLAGVSSGDPLEAVLFSVRLPRVLLGSLVGAALAAAGTAFQSLLRNPLADPYVLGVSTGASLGTILYSIVAAWAGFAAMGGGLAFGRPLAAFLGAAFTVGAVYLTASGGRRAADNSQRLLLAGIVLASFLSSINVFLLTSINQADLRGIFYWLIGDLSRPVDASIYPVTALVFAGVCLLYLFSHSLNLIGTGEEDALILGVAVRRVKTAVYVIASLITGAVVSISGPIAYIGLICPHMGRMLFGGDNRILIPTVFLFGAIFTLLADTLARTLLSPAELPVGIVTALCGAPLFIYLLHRKGRDK from the coding sequence ATGAACCGTCTTTCCGGCGCCAGGATCGCGATGGTCAGCCTCGCCCTCTTCGGGGTCTGGGTCCTGGCCGTGATCCTGTCGCTCAACATCGGCAGCGTCCCGATCCCGGTCCGGACCTCGCTCGGACTGCTGGCCGACCGGCTGGCGGGGGTTTCGAGCGGGGACCCCCTCGAGGCGGTCCTCTTCTCCGTCCGGCTCCCCCGGGTGCTTCTGGGGTCCCTGGTGGGCGCCGCCCTGGCGGCGGCGGGGACAGCGTTCCAGTCGCTGCTGCGCAACCCCCTGGCCGACCCCTATGTCCTGGGAGTGTCCACGGGCGCCTCCCTGGGCACCATCCTCTATTCCATCGTCGCCGCCTGGGCCGGGTTCGCGGCCATGGGCGGGGGCCTTGCCTTCGGCCGGCCGCTGGCCGCGTTCCTGGGGGCCGCTTTCACCGTCGGCGCGGTCTACCTGACCGCCAGCGGCGGGCGGAGGGCGGCCGACAACTCCCAGCGGCTGCTGCTGGCGGGCATCGTCCTGGCCTCCTTTCTCTCCTCCATCAACGTGTTCCTGCTGACGAGCATCAACCAGGCGGATCTGCGCGGGATCTTCTACTGGCTCATCGGCGATCTCAGCCGGCCGGTGGATGCCTCCATCTACCCCGTGACGGCGCTGGTGTTCGCGGGGGTCTGCCTCCTCTACCTCTTCTCCCACAGCCTGAACCTGATCGGCACGGGGGAGGAGGACGCCCTGATCCTGGGAGTCGCGGTCCGGAGGGTCAAGACCGCGGTCTACGTCATCGCGTCCCTGATCACCGGGGCCGTGGTCTCCATCAGCGGCCCGATCGCCTACATCGGCCTCATCTGCCCCCACATGGGGCGCATGCTCTTCGGCGGCGACAACCGCATCCTGATCCCCACCGTCTTCCTCTTCGGCGCCATCTTCACCCTGCTGGCCGACACCCTGGCCCGGACCCTCCTCTCCCCGGCCGAACTCCCGGTGGGCATCGTCACCGCGCTGTGCGGCGCCCCGCTCTTCATCTATCTCCTGCATCGCAAGGGGAGGGACAAATGA
- a CDS encoding ABC transporter ATP-binding protein has product MSGDFVLEARALGFDYHKPIVRDISFGLRPGTFTGIVGPNGCGKTTILRLLDGIVRPLAGEVFVDGGRPLSGMRRKEIARHIAMVPQNGGFDPYQTVLEFAMQGRAPHLSLLGFENPRDEALTLEALEMTQMTRYLRSRVTEISGGEKQRLLLARALAQRTPILLLDEVTANLDINYQVELMRLVQSITRRQNLATLVVSHEINLLGAFCDRIILMTKGRIRYQGSVGEALTREHLQQIFGLDFSIRRLTGSRVEVLPVIHEETSHVSE; this is encoded by the coding sequence ATGAGCGGGGACTTCGTCCTGGAGGCGCGCGCACTCGGCTTCGATTACCACAAGCCGATCGTGCGCGACATCTCCTTCGGCCTGCGCCCCGGGACCTTCACGGGCATCGTCGGGCCCAACGGCTGCGGCAAGACCACCATCCTGAGGCTGCTCGACGGTATCGTCCGGCCGCTCGCCGGCGAGGTGTTCGTCGACGGCGGCCGCCCCCTGTCGGGGATGAGGCGGAAGGAGATCGCGCGCCACATCGCCATGGTCCCCCAGAACGGCGGGTTCGACCCGTACCAGACGGTCCTCGAGTTCGCCATGCAGGGGCGGGCGCCCCACCTGTCGCTGCTCGGGTTCGAGAATCCACGGGACGAGGCCCTCACCCTGGAGGCGCTGGAGATGACGCAGATGACACGCTACCTCCGCTCGCGCGTCACCGAAATCTCCGGGGGGGAGAAGCAGCGGCTGCTGCTGGCGCGCGCGCTGGCGCAGCGGACCCCGATCCTGCTCCTGGACGAAGTCACCGCGAACCTGGACATCAACTACCAGGTGGAGCTGATGCGGCTCGTGCAGAGCATCACCCGCCGGCAGAACCTCGCCACCCTGGTGGTGTCGCACGAAATCAACCTCCTGGGCGCCTTCTGCGACCGCATCATCCTGATGACGAAGGGACGGATCCGCTACCAGGGGAGCGTCGGGGAGGCGCTGACGCGGGAACATCTCCAACAAATATTCGGTCTGGACTTTTCGATCCGCCGCCTGACGGGCTCCAGGGTCGAGGTCCTCCCCGTCATTCACGAGGAAACATCCCATGTATCGGAATAA
- a CDS encoding TonB-dependent receptor → MYRNKRIIFSILIALALPAALAAGTLTGIVTDPDGKAVPDARVSLLRSLVVVGERQTDAEGAYRFEDLDDGRYRLTAEAPGLAAAPVEAAVAGDATETRNLRLRLSAMTTQVVVSSSLGGALLPQVGSSVSLVTGGDLEDRAAQNAYESLRGIPGVEVNQTGRRGGVTGVFIRGGESKYNSVMVDGVPMNDFGGGMDMASLPADGIERVEITRGPQSALYGANAVTGVINIVSRRGEGAPEFTALAEGGSYSTRRFATGGSGLSRGFSWAYNLSRLDSDGVVANDRYRNQSAFLNLGYRQGGRRQLEFSFFGNANDAGAPGAYGSDPGGTNPDHVVDTVSRGKQNLFGYRLGYTEQLSSRVRQVTGVSLTTNDLYYISTWGDYGAENLRGLFNTRTEIALTDKASLAAGFEFNREQTKHSYITDDQFAPFLLPRTSLAYFAEGRWSPTARLHLIGGLRIDHLRTSRIPSDGWTRPVIPASTVVQANPRISAAYIAREEGGDGAFGSTRVHGSFGTGIRPPDGFELAFTDNPELKPERNISFDAGVEQTLFDSRAIVDVTYFLNRFRDQIVTLGGSLANLSEYTSDNLKNSRAQGLEFTLRLRPVQSLELTGAYTFLDTDVLALDGSSEANAPYTVGQPLLRRPRHSGSYGVTWNHRRLTLNTTAYIRGETLDVEPAFGQPFFANPGYVRADAGFAYRLFGGVEIYGRLNNLLNRKYEENLGYPALRLHFMAGMKFRIPSE, encoded by the coding sequence ATGTATCGGAATAAACGGATCATCTTCTCCATCCTGATCGCCCTGGCTCTCCCGGCCGCACTGGCGGCGGGAACGCTCACAGGCATCGTCACCGACCCCGACGGCAAAGCCGTGCCCGACGCCCGGGTCAGCCTGCTGCGCTCCCTCGTCGTCGTCGGGGAGCGGCAGACGGACGCCGAGGGCGCCTACCGGTTCGAGGATCTCGACGACGGCAGGTACCGGCTGACGGCCGAGGCCCCCGGGCTGGCGGCGGCACCCGTCGAGGCCGCCGTCGCCGGCGACGCAACCGAAACCCGCAATCTCCGGCTCAGGCTGAGCGCCATGACGACCCAGGTGGTGGTCTCCTCCAGCCTCGGGGGCGCGCTGCTGCCCCAGGTCGGCTCCTCGGTCAGCCTGGTGACCGGCGGTGATCTGGAGGACCGGGCGGCGCAGAACGCCTACGAAAGCCTGCGCGGCATCCCGGGGGTCGAGGTCAACCAGACCGGCCGCCGCGGCGGCGTGACCGGCGTGTTCATCCGCGGAGGGGAGTCCAAGTACAACTCCGTGATGGTGGACGGCGTCCCGATGAACGATTTCGGGGGGGGGATGGACATGGCCTCCCTCCCGGCCGACGGGATCGAGCGGGTGGAAATCACCCGCGGCCCCCAGAGCGCGCTTTACGGCGCCAATGCCGTCACGGGCGTCATCAACATCGTCAGCCGCCGCGGAGAGGGAGCGCCCGAATTCACCGCCCTGGCCGAGGGGGGGAGCTACTCCACGCGCCGCTTCGCCACCGGCGGGAGCGGACTCAGCCGCGGGTTCAGCTGGGCCTACAACCTCTCCCGGCTCGATTCCGACGGGGTGGTCGCCAACGACCGTTATCGCAACCAGAGCGCCTTCCTCAACCTGGGCTACCGGCAGGGCGGCCGGCGGCAGCTCGAATTCAGCTTCTTCGGCAACGCCAACGACGCCGGCGCCCCGGGCGCTTACGGCAGCGACCCCGGGGGGACCAACCCCGATCACGTGGTCGACACCGTCTCGCGCGGCAAGCAGAACCTGTTCGGCTACCGGCTGGGCTACACCGAACAGCTCTCCTCCCGGGTGAGGCAGGTCACCGGCGTGAGCCTCACCACCAACGACCTGTACTACATCTCCACCTGGGGTGATTACGGCGCGGAGAACCTGCGCGGCCTGTTCAACACCCGCACTGAAATCGCGCTCACGGATAAGGCTTCCCTGGCGGCGGGTTTCGAGTTCAACCGGGAACAGACGAAACACTCCTACATCACCGACGACCAGTTCGCCCCCTTTCTCCTGCCCCGCACCAGCCTGGCCTACTTCGCCGAGGGGCGCTGGAGCCCCACCGCCCGGCTGCACCTGATCGGGGGGCTGCGCATCGATCACCTCCGGACCAGCCGGATCCCATCGGACGGCTGGACCCGTCCCGTCATCCCCGCTTCCACCGTGGTCCAGGCCAACCCGCGCATTTCGGCCGCCTACATCGCGCGCGAGGAGGGGGGGGACGGCGCCTTCGGCTCCACGCGGGTTCACGGGAGCTTCGGCACCGGAATCCGGCCGCCGGACGGGTTCGAACTCGCCTTCACCGACAACCCGGAGCTCAAGCCCGAGCGCAACATCAGTTTCGACGCCGGGGTGGAACAGACGCTTTTCGATTCCAGGGCGATCGTGGACGTCACCTACTTCCTGAACCGGTTCCGGGACCAGATCGTCACCCTGGGCGGGTCGCTCGCCAACCTGAGCGAGTACACCTCGGACAACCTGAAGAATTCCAGGGCGCAGGGACTCGAGTTCACCCTGCGGCTGCGCCCGGTCCAGTCGCTCGAGCTCACCGGGGCCTACACCTTCCTCGACACGGATGTCCTGGCGCTGGACGGGAGCTCCGAGGCCAACGCCCCCTATACCGTGGGGCAGCCGCTCCTGCGCCGCCCCCGCCACTCCGGCAGCTACGGCGTCACCTGGAATCACCGGCGGCTGACCCTGAACACCACGGCCTACATCCGGGGCGAAACGCTCGACGTGGAGCCCGCCTTCGGGCAGCCGTTTTTCGCCAACCCCGGGTACGTGCGGGCCGACGCGGGCTTCGCCTACCGCCTCTTCGGGGGGGTGGAGATCTACGGCAGGCTCAACAACCTGCTGAACCGGAAGTACGAGGAGAACCTCGGCTACCCCGCCCTGCGGCTCCATTTCATGGCGGGCATGAAGTTCCGCATTCCGTCGGAGTAG
- a CDS encoding DUF4388 domain-containing protein, producing the protein MSLSGRLKTMDLPEVLQWVAVGRKTGTLSLVRDKTKVYIYFRDGDIISSSSNDPTKQLGQFLLFQGKVTEPELKRAFELHLRSRVMLGKILVQENLVAQPDVEAALKARTAEVIYDLFLWDDGYFHFTSGGYNLDRLIQIKVDIQTLMFEGVRRKDEWARIRSVFPGNHIVLTLRAGVDLKVQSLSPLQKKLAYLLTLKKPISEIILELHGSDFLVNFELLQLYEKGIVEVLESIPAPMEAESPAKLFNEGLELMQSRNFREAIAAFQEVLRLDPQNAWASEQIDRAESALCQEYYRTVMPPAKVPCFLVSEDALPGYHLSHEEGFIASRINGTWDVKSIVMLSPLREIEILEALDRMLKLELIALR; encoded by the coding sequence ATGTCGCTGTCCGGAAGACTGAAAACCATGGACCTGCCCGAGGTGCTGCAGTGGGTGGCGGTCGGCCGAAAGACCGGTACCCTCTCCCTGGTGAGGGACAAGACCAAGGTCTACATATATTTCCGGGACGGGGACATCATTTCCTCCAGTTCCAACGATCCCACCAAGCAGCTGGGGCAGTTTCTGCTCTTCCAGGGGAAGGTGACCGAGCCGGAACTCAAGCGCGCGTTCGAGCTGCACCTGCGCTCGCGCGTCATGCTGGGCAAGATCCTGGTCCAGGAGAACCTCGTCGCGCAACCGGACGTCGAGGCCGCCCTGAAGGCGCGGACGGCCGAGGTGATTTACGACCTCTTTCTCTGGGACGACGGCTACTTCCATTTCACCTCAGGGGGATACAACCTCGACCGGCTGATCCAGATCAAGGTGGATATCCAGACCCTCATGTTCGAGGGGGTCCGGCGCAAGGACGAGTGGGCCCGCATCCGGTCGGTGTTTCCCGGCAACCACATCGTCCTGACGCTGCGCGCCGGCGTGGACCTCAAGGTGCAGAGCCTCAGCCCGCTGCAGAAGAAGCTGGCATACCTCCTGACCCTGAAGAAACCGATCTCGGAGATCATCCTGGAACTGCACGGTTCCGATTTCCTGGTCAATTTCGAGCTGCTGCAGCTGTACGAGAAGGGGATCGTGGAGGTGCTGGAGTCGATCCCGGCCCCCATGGAGGCGGAGAGCCCCGCGAAACTCTTCAACGAGGGGCTGGAGCTGATGCAGAGCCGGAACTTCCGCGAGGCGATCGCGGCGTTCCAGGAGGTGCTCCGGCTCGACCCTCAGAACGCCTGGGCCTCGGAGCAGATCGACCGGGCGGAATCCGCCCTGTGCCAGGAATATTACCGGACCGTCATGCCCCCCGCCAAGGTCCCCTGCTTCCTGGTGTCGGAAGACGCCCTGCCCGGGTACCATCTCTCCCACGAGGAGGGGTTCATCGCCTCCCGCATCAACGGGACGTGGGACGTCAAATCGATCGTGATGCTTTCGCCCCTGCGGGAGATCGAGATCCTGGAAGCTCTCGACCGGATGCTGAAACTGGAGCTGATCGCGCTCCGGTAG
- a CDS encoding CDP-alcohol phosphatidyltransferase family protein — MLLTYANQLTILRMLFVPVFVILLIYDHPKAATVVFLLAAVTDGLDGLLARKLQQKTVLGSFLDPMADKILLTAAFITLTIPSVPLALHIPTWLTILTIGRDVLIAVSVLVIHMQTSHSQFPPSFLGKCTTAVQLLVVAVCMLANFDLRPAAAVFPVVVYATLALTVASGLHYASKSIKIIASYQENDHEGPRGQDS, encoded by the coding sequence TTGCTTCTGACCTACGCCAACCAGTTGACCATTCTGAGGATGCTGTTCGTCCCCGTTTTCGTCATCCTGCTGATCTACGATCACCCGAAGGCGGCCACGGTGGTTTTCCTCCTGGCCGCCGTCACCGACGGGCTGGACGGGCTGCTGGCCCGGAAGCTGCAGCAGAAAACCGTCCTGGGCTCTTTCCTGGATCCCATGGCGGACAAGATCCTGCTGACGGCCGCCTTCATCACGCTGACGATCCCCTCGGTGCCGCTCGCGCTCCATATCCCGACCTGGCTGACGATCCTGACCATCGGCCGCGACGTGCTTATCGCCGTGTCGGTGCTGGTCATCCACATGCAGACGAGCCATTCCCAGTTTCCGCCCAGCTTCCTCGGCAAATGCACCACCGCGGTCCAGCTCCTGGTCGTGGCCGTATGCATGCTGGCCAATTTCGACCTGCGCCCCGCCGCCGCGGTCTTCCCGGTGGTGGTGTACGCCACGCTGGCCCTCACGGTGGCTTCGGGCCTGCATTACGCCTCCAAATCGATCAAGATCATCGCTTCCTACCAGGAAAACGACCATGAAGGCCCGAGGGGTCAGGATTCTTGA